The Oncorhynchus nerka isolate Pitt River linkage group LG24, Oner_Uvic_2.0, whole genome shotgun sequence genome has a window encoding:
- the hook1 gene encoding protein Hook homolog 1 isoform X2: METDKAVLCESLIIWLQTFNTGSPCTAVVELTTGVAMSQALHQIDPAWFSKSWLGRIKEDVGDNWRLKMNNLKKILQMMVDYYNEALSQQIQEFPLPDLVKVAEHSDPVELGRLLQLILGCAVKCERKQEYIQVIMTLEESVQHVVMTAIQELMSKENMAQFGAEPPGDVESQLSLDNLEQELKKALEDLADLMSEKEELAQRCHELDVQVTVLQEERNSLLAENDVLTDRANQLDAFDDPSTPSGRKHSQLQIQLETLQEENFRLEAAKDDYRIHCEELEKQLIEVQHRNDELTSLAEESRALKDELDILRSCSDRAVKLEASVETYRRKLEDLGDLRRQVKLLEEKNMTYMHNTVSLEEELRKANTARAQLETYKRQVQELHRKLSEESRRADNLAYEMKKFEEKYDAVMKEKEKIIIERDSLKETNEELRCNQAQQDQLRQAGMAGMPAGSPSHDNLAAEILPIEYREKFIRLQHENKMLRVQQEGSENEKISELQTLLEEAHRTRSELDTENRLNRERVTELQQQVEDLQKSLQGQGAKTDDSHLKRKLDAHMVQLNEAQDEIMKKKELLEDLQPDNTQTSLRLEELMAALKKKDDDMRAMEERYKMYLEKARNVIRALDPKLNPATAEIQALKNQLMDRDKRILSLERECEQAKLREYEEKLIVTAWYNKSLSFQKLAIEARLGGRSTSMVPPGQSFLSQQRQVTNATRRTLSVSVPATTAN, from the exons ATGGAGACGGACAAAGCGGTGTTGTGTGAGAGCCTTATTATTTGG CTCCAGACCTTTAACACTGGGTCACCATGTACAGCTGTAGTGGAGCTCACCACTGGCGTCGCCATGTCTCAGGCCTTGCATCAGAT AGATCCAGCGTGGTTCAGTAAAAGTTGGCTCGGTCGCATTAAAGAAGATGTTGGGGATAACTGGAGACTCAAA ATGAACAACCTGAAGAAGATCCTTCAGATGATGGTGGATTACTACAATGAG GCCCTGAGCCAGCAGATCCAGGAGTTTCCATTGCCAGACCTGGTGAAGGTGGCAGAACACTCAGACCCTGTAGAACTTGGACGACTGCTGCAGCTCATACTGGGCTGTGCTGTTAAATGTGAACGCAAACaag AGTACATCCAGGTCATCATGACTCTGGAGGAGTCCGTACAGCATGTGGTGATGACAGCCATTCAGGAG CTGATGAGTAAAGAGAACATGGCCCAGTTTGGAGCAGAGCCACCGGGAGATGTAGAatcacag TTGTCACTGGACAACCTGGAACaagag ttGAAGAAGGCTCTTGAGGACCTGGCGGATCTGATGTCAGAGAAGGAGGAACTAGCCCAGCGCTGTCATGAGCTCGACGTAcag GTGACAGTTCTTCAGGAGGAGCGGAACAGCCTATTAGCTGAGAACGATGTGCTGACGGACCGAGCCAATCAGCTGGACGCGTTTGATGACCCAAGCACGCCCTCCGGACGGAAACACAGCCAGCTACAGATACAGCTAGAGACACTACAGGAGGAGaacttcag gttagaGGCAGCTAAGGATGACTACCGGATCCACTGTGAGGAGTTGGAGAAGCAGCTGATCGAGGTTCAGCATCGTAACGACGAACTTACTAGCCTGGCCGAGGAGTCACGAGCACTTAAAGACGAACTCGACATCCTCAG GAGCTGTTCAGACCGTGCTGTGAAGCTGGAGGCATCAGTGGAGACATACAGGCGTAAACTGGAAGACCTGGGAGATCTGAGGAGACAAGTCAAACTGCTGGAGGAGAAGAACATGACCTACATGCACAACACTGTCAGTCTGGAGGAGGAGCTACGCAAGGCTAACACTGCCCGCGCACAGCTAGAGACATACAAGAGACAG GTCCAGGAGCTGCACCGGAAGTTGTCAGAGGAGTCTCGGCGGGCAGATAACCTGGCCTACGAGATGAAGAAGTTTGAGGAGAAATACGACGCTGTGATGAAGGAGAAAGAG AAGATCATCATTGAGCGAGACTCTTTGAAGGAGACCAATGAGGAGCTACGCTGTAACCAGGCTCAACAAGACCAGCTCCGACAAGCAG GGATGGCAGGGATGCCAGCTGGCAGTCCAAGCCATGATAACCTTGCTGCTGAAATCCTACCTATAGAGTACAG GGAGAAGTTTATCCGGCTCCAGCATGAGAATAAGATGTTGCGTGTGCAGCAGGAGGGATCAGAGAATGAGAAGATCTCTGAACTACAGACATTGCTAGAGGAGGCACACCGAACACGCTCTGAACTGGACACTGAGAACAG GTTAAACCGGGAGAGAGTCACTGAGCTGCAACAGCAGGTAGAGGATCTACAGAAAAGCCTACAGGGCCAGGGGGCCAAGACTGATGAT TCTCACCTGAAGAGGAAACTGGATGCTCATAT GGTGCAACTGAATGAGGCGCAGGATGAGATCATGAAGAAGAAAGAACTGCTGGAGGACCTGCAGCCAGACAACACACAGACCT CTCTGAGACTGGAGGAGCTGATGGCTGCTCTGAAGAAGAAGGATGATGATATGAGAGCCATGGAGGAGAGATACAAGATGTATCTGGAGAAGGCACGCAAC GTGATCCGTGCGTTGGACCCCAAGCTGAACCCAGCCACAGCAGAGATCCAGGCTCTGAAGAACCAGCTGatggacagagacaagaggatcCTCAGTCTGGAG AGGGAGTGTGAGCAGGCAAAGCTGAGAGAGTATGAGGAGAAGCTGATTGTAACAGCATGGTACAACAAG AGTCTGAGCTTCCAGAAGCTGGCGATCGAGGCCCGTCTGGGGGGTCGCTCCACCTCTATGGTGCCCCCCGGTCAGTCCTTCCTGTCCCAGCAGCGCCAGGTCACCAACGCCACCCGCAGGACCCTCTCTGTCAGCGTGCCtgccaccaccgctaactag
- the hook1 gene encoding protein Hook homolog 1 isoform X1, whose amino-acid sequence METDKAVLCESLIIWLQTFNTGSPCTAVVELTTGVAMSQALHQIDPAWFSKSWLGRIKEDVGDNWRLKMNNLKKILQMMVDYYNEALSQQIQEFPLPDLVKVAEHSDPVELGRLLQLILGCAVKCERKQEYIQVIMTLEESVQHVVMTAIQELMSKENMAQFGAEPPGDVESQLKKALEDLADLMSEKEELAQRCHELDVQVTVLQEERNSLLAENDVLTDRANQLDAFDDPSTPSGRKHSQLQIQLETLQEENFRLEAAKDDYRIHCEELEKQLIEVQHRNDELTSLAEESRALKDELDILRSCSDRAVKLEASVETYRRKLEDLGDLRRQVKLLEEKNMTYMHNTVSLEEELRKANTARAQLETYKRQVQELHRKLSEESRRADNLAYEMKKFEEKYDAVMKEKEKIIIERDSLKETNEELRCNQAQQDQLRQAGMAGMPAGSPSHDNLAAEILPIEYREKFIRLQHENKMLRVQQEGSENEKISELQTLLEEAHRTRSELDTENRLNRERVTELQQQVEDLQKSLQGQGAKTDDSHLKRKLDAHMVQLNEAQDEIMKKKELLEDLQPDNTQTSLRLEELMAALKKKDDDMRAMEERYKMYLEKARNVIRALDPKLNPATAEIQALKNQLMDRDKRILSLERECEQAKLREYEEKLIVTAWYNKSLSFQKLAIEARLGGRSTSMVPPGQSFLSQQRQVTNATRRTLSVSVPATTAN is encoded by the exons ATGGAGACGGACAAAGCGGTGTTGTGTGAGAGCCTTATTATTTGG CTCCAGACCTTTAACACTGGGTCACCATGTACAGCTGTAGTGGAGCTCACCACTGGCGTCGCCATGTCTCAGGCCTTGCATCAGAT AGATCCAGCGTGGTTCAGTAAAAGTTGGCTCGGTCGCATTAAAGAAGATGTTGGGGATAACTGGAGACTCAAA ATGAACAACCTGAAGAAGATCCTTCAGATGATGGTGGATTACTACAATGAG GCCCTGAGCCAGCAGATCCAGGAGTTTCCATTGCCAGACCTGGTGAAGGTGGCAGAACACTCAGACCCTGTAGAACTTGGACGACTGCTGCAGCTCATACTGGGCTGTGCTGTTAAATGTGAACGCAAACaag AGTACATCCAGGTCATCATGACTCTGGAGGAGTCCGTACAGCATGTGGTGATGACAGCCATTCAGGAG CTGATGAGTAAAGAGAACATGGCCCAGTTTGGAGCAGAGCCACCGGGAGATGTAGAatcacag ttGAAGAAGGCTCTTGAGGACCTGGCGGATCTGATGTCAGAGAAGGAGGAACTAGCCCAGCGCTGTCATGAGCTCGACGTAcag GTGACAGTTCTTCAGGAGGAGCGGAACAGCCTATTAGCTGAGAACGATGTGCTGACGGACCGAGCCAATCAGCTGGACGCGTTTGATGACCCAAGCACGCCCTCCGGACGGAAACACAGCCAGCTACAGATACAGCTAGAGACACTACAGGAGGAGaacttcag gttagaGGCAGCTAAGGATGACTACCGGATCCACTGTGAGGAGTTGGAGAAGCAGCTGATCGAGGTTCAGCATCGTAACGACGAACTTACTAGCCTGGCCGAGGAGTCACGAGCACTTAAAGACGAACTCGACATCCTCAG GAGCTGTTCAGACCGTGCTGTGAAGCTGGAGGCATCAGTGGAGACATACAGGCGTAAACTGGAAGACCTGGGAGATCTGAGGAGACAAGTCAAACTGCTGGAGGAGAAGAACATGACCTACATGCACAACACTGTCAGTCTGGAGGAGGAGCTACGCAAGGCTAACACTGCCCGCGCACAGCTAGAGACATACAAGAGACAG GTCCAGGAGCTGCACCGGAAGTTGTCAGAGGAGTCTCGGCGGGCAGATAACCTGGCCTACGAGATGAAGAAGTTTGAGGAGAAATACGACGCTGTGATGAAGGAGAAAGAG AAGATCATCATTGAGCGAGACTCTTTGAAGGAGACCAATGAGGAGCTACGCTGTAACCAGGCTCAACAAGACCAGCTCCGACAAGCAG GGATGGCAGGGATGCCAGCTGGCAGTCCAAGCCATGATAACCTTGCTGCTGAAATCCTACCTATAGAGTACAG GGAGAAGTTTATCCGGCTCCAGCATGAGAATAAGATGTTGCGTGTGCAGCAGGAGGGATCAGAGAATGAGAAGATCTCTGAACTACAGACATTGCTAGAGGAGGCACACCGAACACGCTCTGAACTGGACACTGAGAACAG GTTAAACCGGGAGAGAGTCACTGAGCTGCAACAGCAGGTAGAGGATCTACAGAAAAGCCTACAGGGCCAGGGGGCCAAGACTGATGAT TCTCACCTGAAGAGGAAACTGGATGCTCATAT GGTGCAACTGAATGAGGCGCAGGATGAGATCATGAAGAAGAAAGAACTGCTGGAGGACCTGCAGCCAGACAACACACAGACCT CTCTGAGACTGGAGGAGCTGATGGCTGCTCTGAAGAAGAAGGATGATGATATGAGAGCCATGGAGGAGAGATACAAGATGTATCTGGAGAAGGCACGCAAC GTGATCCGTGCGTTGGACCCCAAGCTGAACCCAGCCACAGCAGAGATCCAGGCTCTGAAGAACCAGCTGatggacagagacaagaggatcCTCAGTCTGGAG AGGGAGTGTGAGCAGGCAAAGCTGAGAGAGTATGAGGAGAAGCTGATTGTAACAGCATGGTACAACAAG AGTCTGAGCTTCCAGAAGCTGGCGATCGAGGCCCGTCTGGGGGGTCGCTCCACCTCTATGGTGCCCCCCGGTCAGTCCTTCCTGTCCCAGCAGCGCCAGGTCACCAACGCCACCCGCAGGACCCTCTCTGTCAGCGTGCCtgccaccaccgctaactag